One region of Polynucleobacter sp. MWH-Aus1W21 genomic DNA includes:
- a CDS encoding NADP-dependent isocitrate dehydrogenase, producing the protein MASEKSKIIYTLTDEAPLLATCAFLPIIRTFTAPAGVEIVTSDISVAARILAEFSDCLTPEQQVPDNLGALGKMTLLPDTNIIKLPNISASVPQLLAAIKELQSKGYKIPNFPDDPKTDEEKAIRTRYSKCLGSSVNPVLREGNSDRRAPPAVKRYARKNPHSMGEWSQASRTHVSHMHGGDFYSSEKSMTMTKACDVKMDLVTKSGKTIVLKPKVSLLAGEIIDSMYMSKKALCEFYEKEIEDAYKTGMMLSLHVKATMMKVSHPIVFGHAVKIFYKDAFAKHAKLFEELGVNANNGMSSLYDKIKTLPESKREEIIQDLHACHEHRPALAMVDSAKGITNLHSPSDVIVDASMPAMIRVGGKMWGADGRLHDTKAVIPESTFARIYQEMINFCKTHGNFDPKTMGTVPNVGLMAQQAEEYGSHDKTFEIPEAGVARIVADDGTVLLEQNVEEGDIWRMCQVKDAPIRDWVKLAVNRARLSNTPAVFWLDEYRPHEAELIKKVNTYLKDYDLKGVDIQIMSQTRAMRYTLERVIRGKDTISVTGNILRDYLTDLFPIMELGTSAKMLSIVPLMAGGGLFETGAGGSAPKHVQQLVEENHLRWDSLGEFLALAVSLEDIGDKTGNNKVKILARTLDEATGKLLDNNKSPSPRTGELDNRGSQFYLAMYWAEALAAQTEDKELQAFFAPLAKSLIENEQKIADELKSVQGKPADIGGYFVADSEKCKAVMRPSPTFNAAIKAARI; encoded by the coding sequence ATGGCTTCAGAGAAATCAAAGATTATTTATACGCTGACAGATGAAGCGCCGCTTTTGGCGACTTGCGCATTTCTGCCAATTATTCGTACTTTTACGGCACCTGCTGGCGTAGAGATTGTGACGAGCGACATTTCTGTAGCTGCTCGTATCTTGGCTGAGTTTTCTGATTGCCTTACCCCGGAGCAACAAGTTCCTGATAACTTGGGCGCACTCGGCAAGATGACTTTATTGCCTGACACCAACATCATTAAGCTGCCAAACATTAGCGCTTCAGTTCCTCAGTTGCTCGCAGCAATTAAAGAGTTGCAATCTAAGGGTTATAAGATCCCTAATTTCCCTGATGATCCAAAAACGGATGAAGAAAAAGCTATTCGTACCCGCTATTCCAAATGCTTGGGTAGCTCAGTAAACCCTGTATTGCGCGAAGGTAACTCAGATCGTCGTGCACCACCTGCTGTAAAGCGCTACGCACGTAAAAACCCACATTCCATGGGTGAGTGGAGTCAGGCTTCACGTACACACGTCTCTCACATGCATGGCGGCGACTTCTACTCTAGCGAGAAGTCCATGACCATGACTAAAGCTTGTGATGTGAAGATGGACTTGGTAACTAAGAGCGGCAAGACTATTGTCCTCAAGCCAAAAGTCTCTTTATTGGCTGGCGAAATTATCGACAGCATGTACATGAGTAAAAAAGCACTTTGTGAGTTCTACGAGAAAGAGATCGAAGACGCTTACAAGACCGGCATGATGTTGTCCTTGCACGTTAAGGCCACCATGATGAAAGTTTCACATCCGATCGTATTTGGTCATGCTGTGAAGATTTTCTATAAAGATGCTTTTGCGAAGCATGCTAAGTTATTTGAAGAGTTGGGTGTGAATGCCAATAATGGTATGAGCAGCTTGTACGACAAGATTAAAACTTTGCCAGAATCCAAGCGCGAAGAAATTATTCAAGACTTGCACGCTTGCCACGAACATCGTCCAGCTTTGGCGATGGTTGACTCCGCTAAAGGTATTACCAACTTACACTCCCCGAGCGATGTTATTGTGGATGCTTCTATGCCTGCCATGATTCGTGTTGGCGGCAAGATGTGGGGCGCGGATGGTCGTTTACATGACACCAAGGCTGTTATCCCAGAAAGTACCTTTGCTCGTATCTATCAAGAAATGATTAATTTCTGTAAGACACACGGCAACTTTGATCCAAAAACTATGGGTACAGTACCTAACGTAGGCTTGATGGCTCAACAGGCTGAAGAGTACGGTTCACATGACAAGACTTTTGAAATTCCAGAGGCTGGTGTGGCACGTATCGTTGCTGATGACGGCACGGTATTGCTTGAGCAAAATGTAGAAGAGGGTGATATCTGGCGCATGTGTCAGGTAAAAGATGCCCCGATTCGTGACTGGGTCAAGTTGGCCGTTAATCGTGCACGTCTTTCTAATACTCCAGCAGTATTCTGGCTTGATGAGTACCGTCCACATGAGGCGGAGTTGATCAAGAAGGTAAATACTTATCTTAAAGATTACGACCTGAAGGGTGTTGATATTCAGATCATGTCCCAGACTCGTGCAATGCGTTACACCTTAGAGCGCGTGATTCGTGGCAAGGACACAATCTCTGTAACCGGTAATATTTTGCGTGACTACCTTACCGACTTGTTCCCGATTATGGAATTGGGTACTAGCGCAAAGATGTTGTCTATCGTGCCTTTGATGGCTGGCGGCGGTTTGTTTGAAACTGGTGCAGGAGGTTCTGCTCCAAAGCATGTACAACAACTGGTAGAGGAGAATCACTTGCGCTGGGATTCACTTGGCGAGTTCTTGGCTTTAGCTGTGTCTCTCGAGGATATCGGTGATAAGACAGGTAACAATAAAGTGAAAATCTTGGCACGCACATTGGATGAGGCGACTGGCAAGTTATTGGATAACAATAAGTCACCTTCACCACGTACCGGCGAATTGGATAACCGCGGTAGCCAGTTCTACCTAGCAATGTATTGGGCTGAAGCTTTAGCGGCTCAAACAGAAGATAAGGAATTGCAGGCCTTCTTTGCTCCTTTGGCTAAATCATTGATTGAGAATGAGCAAAAGATTGCAGATGAACTCAAGTCAGTGCAGGGTAAGCCAGCAGATATCGGTGGTTACTTTGTAGCGGATTCCGAGAAGTGCAAGGCTGTGATGCGCCCAAGCCCAACTTTCAATGCAGCCATCAAGGCGGCAAGAATTTAA
- a CDS encoding BLUF domain-containing protein produces the protein MPKPKDLIELSYLSEAVSDMSFLGLMRLLESARAFNQANGITGILLYDNQQFGQIIEGDRASVMKAWKRIQEDRRHHRVELLEIREIAERSFPDWLLRFYGGETLTQDYPALTQMVGGMDKHSLALMNRMRASQT, from the coding sequence ATGCCAAAGCCTAAAGACCTGATTGAATTGAGTTATCTGAGCGAAGCTGTCTCGGATATGTCTTTTCTTGGCTTAATGCGTTTGCTAGAGTCAGCGCGTGCATTTAATCAGGCAAATGGCATTACCGGAATTCTCTTGTATGACAACCAGCAGTTTGGCCAGATTATTGAAGGTGATCGCGCGAGCGTGATGAAGGCCTGGAAGCGCATTCAGGAAGACAGGCGCCATCATCGAGTTGAGCTCTTAGAAATTCGTGAAATTGCAGAACGTAGTTTTCCAGATTGGTTATTGCGTTTCTATGGCGGCGAAACACTCACTCAAGACTATCCAGCCCTTACACAGATGGTTGGTGGGATGGATAAGCATAGCCTCGCCTTGATGAACAGAATGCGTGCCAGTCAGACTTAA
- the msrP gene encoding protein-methionine-sulfoxide reductase catalytic subunit MsrP: MRFIDKTILASDITPQAVFENRRNIIKKAAAGGFGMALAPWFSRQALAASPDKLAATLNPAFADKDGLTSYKYVTGYNNFYEFGTGKEDPAAHAGSLQTSPWTISIEGLVKKPLTLDIDALLKLAPIEERIYRMRCVEGWSMVIPWDGYSLSKLINKVEPLGSAKYVEFVSLADRKQMPGVKSNIIEWPYREGLRMDEAMNPLTLLTLGLYGEVLPKQNGAPVRIVVPWKYGFKSAKSIVKIRFTEEMPKTSWSQFDAREYGFYSNVNPQVDHPRWSQAMERRIGDPKGMFAPKIKTQMFNGYGEQVASMYTGMDLKKYY; the protein is encoded by the coding sequence ATGCGTTTTATTGATAAGACTATTCTTGCGAGTGACATTACTCCACAAGCTGTTTTTGAAAATCGCAGAAATATTATTAAGAAAGCTGCTGCAGGTGGCTTTGGCATGGCCTTGGCCCCTTGGTTTTCAAGGCAGGCACTTGCAGCATCCCCGGATAAGCTAGCAGCAACGCTGAACCCAGCTTTTGCAGATAAGGATGGACTGACCTCATATAAATACGTTACCGGCTATAACAACTTTTATGAATTTGGTACGGGTAAAGAAGATCCCGCAGCCCATGCTGGAAGTTTGCAAACTAGCCCTTGGACAATTTCCATAGAAGGATTGGTAAAAAAGCCTCTTACCTTGGATATTGATGCGCTGCTCAAGTTAGCCCCAATAGAAGAGCGTATTTATCGGATGCGCTGCGTTGAGGGTTGGTCAATGGTCATTCCTTGGGATGGCTACTCACTCTCTAAGTTGATTAATAAAGTAGAGCCGCTGGGATCAGCCAAGTATGTGGAGTTCGTCTCATTAGCCGATCGCAAGCAAATGCCGGGAGTCAAAAGCAACATTATCGAATGGCCTTATCGCGAAGGCTTGCGCATGGACGAGGCCATGAATCCCCTGACACTTCTTACCTTAGGTTTATATGGTGAGGTTCTGCCGAAACAGAACGGTGCTCCAGTCCGAATTGTGGTGCCCTGGAAGTATGGCTTTAAAAGCGCCAAGTCCATTGTCAAAATTCGTTTTACTGAAGAGATGCCAAAGACAAGCTGGAGTCAGTTTGATGCCAGGGAGTACGGCTTCTACTCCAACGTCAATCCCCAGGTGGATCATCCGCGCTGGAGTCAGGCAATGGAGCGTCGTATTGGTGATCCTAAAGGCATGTTCGCCCCCAAGATTAAAACCCAAATGTTTAATGGCTATGGCGAGCAGGTTGCTAGTATGTATACCGGTATGGATCTGAAGAAGTACTATTAG
- a CDS encoding lipocalin family protein, which produces MYKIYSALFGVCIFISSFCAYSQTSDIAVKTISTLDVPRYLGTWYEIAKYPNWFQKKCTSNTKAVYSARGDGTLKVLNSCRTAEGEVSEAEGTARQIGAKDSPKLEVRFAPAWLSFIPLVWGDYWVIDLDPQYQVAVVSDPRREYLWILSRTPQLDKKVYDETLQRIQAQQFDVRKLELTVQATSLKN; this is translated from the coding sequence ATGTACAAAATTTATTCAGCATTATTTGGCGTATGTATTTTTATATCCAGCTTCTGTGCTTATAGCCAGACATCCGATATAGCAGTCAAGACGATTTCCACTCTGGATGTGCCGCGCTATTTGGGCACTTGGTATGAGATTGCAAAGTATCCAAACTGGTTCCAGAAGAAGTGCACGAGCAATACAAAAGCAGTTTATTCAGCTAGGGGCGACGGTACTCTTAAAGTCTTGAATAGCTGCAGAACTGCTGAAGGTGAGGTTTCGGAAGCAGAAGGTACTGCTCGCCAAATAGGGGCAAAGGACTCGCCTAAATTGGAGGTACGTTTTGCTCCAGCCTGGCTATCATTCATTCCATTGGTATGGGGTGATTATTGGGTAATTGATCTAGATCCTCAGTATCAAGTGGCGGTGGTAAGTGATCCACGACGTGAATATCTCTGGATTTTGTCGAGAACACCGCAATTGGATAAAAAAGTTTATGACGAAACGCTGCAGCGCATTCAGGCTCAGCAGTTTGATGTGCGTAAGCTAGAGCTAACAGTCCAAGCTACCTCTTTAAAGAATTAA
- a CDS encoding MBL fold metallo-hydrolase: MTAHLLPPGIEVFERGWLSANNIFHYGKDDVSLVDSGYCTHQKMTLDLVGGAIQKHGLSTLNKLVNTHLHSDHCGGNAALAEAFRCEVHIPVAEELAVKNWDSNLLSYDNLGQECPQFSHHHVLIPGEEILLGRYFWKILAAPGHDPHSIMLYQADHRILISADALWEEGFGVIFPELWGEAGFEEVAQTLDLISTLSIDLVIPGHGAPFSDVAKSLDTARSRLDYLASDPDRNARHGAKVLLKYRLLEWRSREMGQVKDWIANTPALISASKILNMSMDEFTQWLPKSLIKSGAAKLEGETLVDLA; encoded by the coding sequence ATGACAGCGCATTTATTGCCGCCTGGCATTGAGGTTTTTGAAAGAGGGTGGCTCTCCGCAAATAATATTTTTCACTACGGCAAGGATGATGTCTCCTTGGTTGACTCGGGTTATTGCACTCACCAAAAAATGACTTTAGATTTAGTGGGTGGCGCCATTCAAAAGCATGGCTTAAGTACATTAAATAAGTTGGTGAATACGCATCTTCACTCCGACCATTGTGGTGGAAATGCTGCTCTAGCAGAAGCATTTCGTTGTGAGGTGCATATTCCAGTAGCAGAAGAGTTGGCAGTCAAAAATTGGGATAGTAATTTATTGAGCTATGACAACTTAGGACAAGAGTGCCCACAGTTTTCTCATCATCATGTATTAATTCCTGGCGAGGAAATTTTATTAGGAAGATATTTTTGGAAGATATTAGCTGCGCCGGGTCATGATCCCCATTCCATTATGTTGTATCAAGCGGATCATCGCATTTTGATCTCAGCTGATGCCCTATGGGAAGAGGGTTTTGGAGTTATCTTTCCTGAGCTCTGGGGTGAGGCTGGGTTTGAGGAGGTAGCGCAAACTTTAGACCTGATTAGTACTTTGTCGATCGATTTGGTTATCCCAGGTCATGGCGCACCTTTCTCAGATGTTGCTAAGTCACTAGATACAGCTCGATCGAGATTAGATTACTTGGCATCTGATCCAGATCGTAATGCACGTCATGGCGCTAAAGTCTTGCTGAAATATCGCCTTTTAGAGTGGCGTAGTCGTGAGATGGGGCAAGTAAAAGATTGGATTGCCAATACACCGGCACTAATCAGTGCATCCAAGATACTCAATATGAGTATGGATGAATTTACTCAGTGGTTGCCTAAGTCCTTGATCAAATCAGGGGCTGCAAAATTAGAAGGCGAAACATTGGTAGACCTTGCTTGA
- a CDS encoding SDR family NAD(P)-dependent oxidoreductase — MEHTVLVTGATAGFGEATARRFLAHGHQVIAVGRRAERLGDLKDSLPAEQQKKLLTLVLDVCDSAQVDALASTLPAEFSQVTVLVNNAGLALGLEPAHKAFLSDWDQMIDTNIKGLVHMTRALLPGMVERKRGHVINLGSVAANYPYPGGNVYGGTKAFVKQFSLNLRADLISTPLRVTCIEPGMCAGTEFSYVRFKGDDDKAEKVYSGVHALSADDVAEAIYWSATLPSHMNINVLEMMPVQQAFNPFNIHRGEL; from the coding sequence ATGGAGCACACCGTATTAGTGACTGGCGCAACCGCTGGATTTGGAGAAGCAACTGCCCGACGCTTTTTGGCTCATGGCCATCAGGTAATTGCTGTTGGTAGAAGAGCGGAGCGCCTGGGTGATTTAAAAGATTCTTTGCCTGCTGAGCAACAGAAGAAACTTTTGACATTGGTTTTAGATGTTTGTGACAGTGCTCAGGTAGATGCATTGGCAAGTACTCTGCCAGCGGAATTTTCTCAGGTCACTGTATTGGTAAATAATGCTGGTCTTGCATTGGGTTTGGAGCCGGCACATAAGGCCTTCTTGAGTGATTGGGATCAGATGATTGATACCAACATCAAGGGGCTCGTTCATATGACTCGTGCCCTCCTACCAGGCATGGTGGAGCGTAAGCGAGGACACGTCATTAATTTGGGATCTGTCGCTGCTAACTATCCATACCCGGGTGGCAATGTCTATGGTGGAACTAAGGCGTTCGTAAAGCAATTTAGTTTAAATTTGCGCGCCGATCTCATTAGCACGCCATTGCGTGTGACTTGTATTGAGCCGGGGATGTGTGCTGGCACAGAGTTTTCTTATGTGCGCTTTAAGGGCGATGACGACAAAGCAGAAAAAGTTTATAGCGGAGTACACGCTTTAAGTGCTGATGATGTAGCAGAAGCTATATATTGGTCTGCTACTTTACCAAGTCACATGAACATCAATGTTTTAGAGATGATGCCTGTTCAGCAAGCTTTTAATCCTTTTAATATTCATCGTGGTGAGCTTTAG
- a CDS encoding DUF2889 domain-containing protein has product MLSTPKPRSLLHTREITFQGYTREDGLWDIEGHLKDFKTNPFQTSAKVWQPGEAFHDMWVRVTLDKEFVIKDIEAAMDGHPHAECTAVIPPMDSLIGSQLGKGWRKTIDTHLGGIKGCTHLRELLTSLATAAYQSIPGAFFDPTGKKPPLYLGTCKSWDFNGPVVMRVYPKFYQWNKPKT; this is encoded by the coding sequence ATGCTATCTACCCCGAAACCACGATCCTTACTACACACACGAGAAATTACTTTTCAAGGGTACACAAGAGAGGATGGGTTATGGGACATTGAGGGTCATCTAAAAGATTTTAAAACCAATCCCTTTCAAACTAGCGCAAAAGTGTGGCAGCCTGGCGAGGCATTTCATGACATGTGGGTGCGCGTCACACTAGATAAAGAATTTGTTATCAAAGATATTGAAGCAGCCATGGATGGCCATCCACACGCAGAGTGCACTGCTGTGATCCCACCAATGGATTCGCTGATTGGATCTCAACTGGGCAAGGGTTGGCGCAAGACAATTGATACTCATCTTGGTGGCATTAAGGGCTGTACCCATTTACGTGAACTTCTTACTAGCCTTGCTACCGCGGCTTATCAGTCCATTCCAGGAGCGTTTTTTGATCCCACAGGTAAAAAGCCGCCACTCTATTTGGGCACCTGTAAATCATGGGACTTTAATGGGCCAGTAGTGATGCGCGTCTACCCCAAGTTCTATCAGTGGAATAAGCCTAAGACCTAA
- a CDS encoding pseudouridine synthase, with protein MAKPISLEKILFSQGFGTRRYCSDLVYAELVKVNGVLAEDPEERVVTENLMLNVEGKDWEYHEKAYLAFNKPANYECSHKTTHHPSVYSLLPAPFVERGLQCVGRLDYDTTGLLLISDDGQFIHKMTTPKKNTGKVYQITTPEPITQKQIDHLLNGVVLDDDPKPCFATACKQISDHVLAMTIVEGRYHQVKRMMAAVGNHVAQLHRTEIGAYQMPADLPEGEWRWLYPEDLKQLSQSVAN; from the coding sequence ATGGCAAAACCTATTTCTCTCGAAAAAATTCTCTTTAGCCAGGGCTTTGGTACTCGACGCTACTGTAGCGATTTAGTGTATGCCGAGCTGGTAAAGGTAAATGGCGTATTAGCCGAGGATCCAGAAGAAAGAGTTGTTACTGAAAATCTCATGCTCAATGTTGAGGGTAAGGATTGGGAGTATCACGAGAAGGCTTATCTAGCATTTAACAAGCCGGCTAATTATGAGTGCTCACATAAAACAACGCATCACCCCAGTGTGTATAGCTTACTCCCAGCCCCTTTTGTTGAAAGAGGTCTGCAGTGTGTGGGGCGTCTAGACTACGACACTACTGGCTTACTCTTAATCTCTGATGATGGTCAATTTATTCATAAGATGACCACCCCGAAAAAGAATACAGGGAAAGTCTATCAAATCACTACGCCAGAGCCCATTACCCAGAAGCAAATCGATCATCTATTAAATGGGGTTGTATTGGATGATGACCCAAAGCCCTGCTTTGCAACTGCATGTAAACAAATCTCAGATCATGTTTTGGCAATGACAATTGTTGAGGGACGCTATCACCAGGTAAAGCGCATGATGGCTGCAGTTGGAAATCACGTTGCGCAGTTGCATCGCACTGAAATTGGCGCCTATCAGATGCCTGCTGATCTGCCGGAGGGTGAATGGCGTTGGCTGTACCCGGAAGACTTAAAGCAACTTTCACAAAGTGTTGCTAACTAA
- a CDS encoding 4a-hydroxytetrahydrobiopterin dehydratase has protein sequence MIVDGFDVEKEISLWTLDGNSMAIRREFTFADFKQAFEFMTLCAGYAEEIDHHPDWSNSWNKVLVSLTTHSAKALTKLDIQLAKAMDAFAAQVNSNN, from the coding sequence TTGATAGTTGATGGCTTTGATGTAGAAAAAGAAATTTCGCTTTGGACGTTAGATGGTAATAGCATGGCTATTCGGCGCGAGTTTACCTTTGCGGACTTTAAGCAAGCATTCGAATTTATGACCTTATGTGCTGGGTATGCCGAAGAAATTGATCATCACCCAGATTGGTCCAACTCTTGGAATAAGGTATTGGTATCGCTGACAACGCACTCCGCCAAAGCCTTAACCAAGCTCGATATTCAGTTGGCAAAAGCAATGGATGCTTTTGCCGCCCAAGTGAACTCTAATAATTAG
- a CDS encoding (2Fe-2S)-binding protein: MQLDINGKIQNIDVEPNMPLLWAIREVVGLTGTKYGCGVAQCGACTVYLNGEPVRSCSIPVSAVGKAKITTIEALSQNNTHPVQQAWIALDVPQCGYCQSGQVMAAAALLKRNPKPTDADIDNAMGNLCRCGTYQKIRDGIHVASGQKKLVDVLAQYNATPASRG; encoded by the coding sequence ATGCAACTAGACATTAATGGCAAGATACAAAATATTGACGTAGAACCCAATATGCCTCTACTTTGGGCAATTCGGGAAGTGGTTGGGCTTACGGGTACCAAGTACGGTTGTGGCGTAGCCCAATGTGGAGCATGCACCGTCTATCTCAATGGCGAGCCTGTTCGTTCATGTTCAATTCCAGTATCTGCTGTAGGTAAGGCCAAAATTACTACCATTGAAGCACTCTCTCAAAATAATACGCATCCAGTACAACAAGCATGGATTGCATTGGATGTGCCTCAGTGTGGCTATTGCCAGTCTGGTCAAGTAATGGCAGCGGCAGCTCTCTTAAAGAGAAATCCAAAGCCTACTGATGCCGATATTGATAATGCGATGGGAAATCTGTGCCGTTGCGGAACTTACCAAAAGATCCGGGATGGAATTCATGTTGCATCTGGTCAAAAGAAATTAGTAGATGTTCTGGCGCAGTACAACGCTACTCCTGCGTCTCGTGGTTAA